A window of SAR202 cluster bacterium contains these coding sequences:
- a CDS encoding GAF domain-containing protein, protein MKNRRPTPEFRAVCNAADIMAGRYAYQGKVSRILDAILEGTDAHRGVLRIYDAKDKGIRLVHMSLRDIKHPPIIEIHSPKTGKTGEVFQSGKTLVENDLVKAGVAGVTRDAGLKAMVVVPVKRAGKTIGTVDISSKNLGNWTPSRVRAAEAVTALLAALEGAKA, encoded by the coding sequence ATGAAAAACCGCAGGCCCACCCCCGAGTTCCGCGCCGTCTGTAACGCCGCAGACATCATGGCTGGTCGCTACGCCTACCAGGGCAAAGTCTCCCGTATCCTAGACGCCATCCTGGAGGGCACCGACGCCCATCGCGGCGTCCTCCGCATCTACGACGCCAAGGACAAGGGTATCCGCTTAGTCCACATGTCTCTCCGAGACATCAAGCACCCTCCCATCATCGAAATCCACTCCCCCAAGACCGGCAAGACCGGCGAGGTTTTCCAGAGCGGCAAGACCCTGGTGGAAAACGATTTGGTAAAGGCAGGCGTCGCCGGCGTCACCCGCGACGCCGGCCTCAAGGCCATGGTAGTGGTGCCGGTAAAACGCGCCGGCAAGACCATCGGCACCGTGGACATCTCCTCCAAGAACCTGGGCAACTGGACGCCATCGAGGGTGCGGGCGGCGGAGGCGGTGACGGCGCTGCTGGCGGCGCTGGAAGGGGCTAAGGCCTGA
- a CDS encoding FAD-binding protein, whose translation MLEHDVLVVGAGLAGMRAAVAAHEKGANVAIISKVHPVRSHSNAAQGGINAALTDRGDSWEDHAFDTVKGSDYLGDQDAIEIMCSEAGAELIRMEHMGVIFNRDDEGKLGTRAFGGQRKARTFFVADFTGQAMLHVLYEQILKTGVRVYEEWFVLDLIMHEGRCAGVTALEIATGRVFVIRAKTVIMCSGGVGRLFEPSTNALIVTGDGMAQAYRAGASLMDMEMVQYHPTTLKGSGVLITEGARGEGAYLLNSQGERFMKRYAPNMMELASRDVVSRSEQTEINEGRGIDGCVLLDCRHLGEKVIRERLTQIVDIGRDFAGVDIMKEPIPIRPGMHYIMGGIKTDVDGLTSVPGLYAAGECANVSVHGGNRLGANSLLDTVVFGRRSGHHAADVTKDMDWPKLNIEDLAGQAEDSLQKLLSRNDSGERWSKIRHDLGVDMDKYFGVYRDERGMQTLQRNIQNYKDRYARVAVQDKGRVFNTDLIFTLELGFMIDCAEAIVAGGLERKESRGAHSRTDHPTRDDANWLKHVLVTRTPKGPKLSHLPVVITKWKPEERKY comes from the coding sequence TTGCTAGAGCATGACGTACTGGTGGTTGGCGCGGGCCTGGCGGGCATGCGCGCCGCCGTCGCCGCCCACGAAAAGGGCGCTAACGTGGCCATCATCTCCAAGGTCCACCCCGTCCGCTCCCACTCCAACGCCGCCCAGGGCGGCATCAACGCCGCCCTCACCGACCGAGGCGACAGCTGGGAAGACCACGCCTTCGACACCGTCAAGGGCTCCGACTACCTGGGCGACCAGGACGCCATCGAAATCATGTGCAGCGAGGCTGGCGCCGAGCTTATTCGCATGGAGCACATGGGCGTCATCTTTAATCGCGACGACGAGGGCAAACTGGGCACCCGCGCCTTCGGCGGGCAGCGCAAGGCCCGCACCTTCTTCGTCGCTGACTTCACCGGCCAGGCTATGCTCCACGTCCTCTACGAGCAGATCCTCAAGACCGGCGTCCGCGTCTATGAGGAGTGGTTTGTCCTGGACCTTATCATGCACGAAGGGCGATGCGCCGGCGTCACGGCCCTGGAAATCGCCACCGGACGAGTATTTGTTATCCGCGCCAAGACCGTCATCATGTGCTCCGGCGGCGTCGGACGCCTCTTCGAGCCTAGCACCAACGCCCTCATCGTCACCGGCGACGGCATGGCCCAGGCCTACCGCGCCGGCGCGTCCCTCATGGACATGGAGATGGTCCAGTACCACCCCACCACGCTTAAAGGCAGCGGCGTCCTGATAACGGAAGGCGCGCGAGGCGAGGGCGCGTACCTGCTGAACAGCCAGGGCGAGCGGTTTATGAAACGTTACGCCCCCAACATGATGGAGCTGGCCTCCCGCGACGTGGTCTCCCGCTCCGAGCAAACGGAAATCAACGAAGGCCGCGGCATCGACGGCTGCGTTCTCCTCGACTGCCGTCACCTGGGCGAGAAGGTGATTCGCGAACGCCTTACCCAGATTGTGGACATTGGTCGCGACTTCGCCGGCGTTGACATAATGAAGGAGCCTATCCCCATCCGCCCGGGAATGCACTACATCATGGGCGGCATCAAGACGGATGTGGACGGCCTCACCTCTGTTCCCGGCCTCTACGCCGCCGGCGAGTGCGCCAACGTCAGCGTCCACGGCGGCAACCGCCTGGGCGCCAACTCGCTTCTGGACACCGTGGTCTTTGGGCGGCGCTCCGGCCACCACGCCGCCGATGTCACCAAAGACATGGACTGGCCCAAACTGAACATCGAGGACCTGGCGGGCCAGGCGGAAGACAGCCTGCAGAAGCTGCTCAGCCGCAACGACAGCGGCGAGCGCTGGTCCAAGATTCGCCACGACCTGGGCGTCGATATGGACAAGTATTTTGGCGTCTATCGAGACGAGCGTGGAATGCAGACCTTGCAACGCAACATCCAGAACTACAAAGACCGTTACGCCCGTGTAGCCGTCCAGGACAAGGGCCGCGTCTTTAACACTGACCTCATCTTCACCCTTGAGCTGGGCTTCATGATCGACTGCGCCGAGGCCATCGTCGCCGGCGGCCTGGAGCGCAAGGAGAGCCGCGGCGCTCACTCCCGTACCGACCATCCCACCCGTGACGACGCCAACTGGCTCAAGCACGTCCTGGTTACCCGCACTCCCAAAGGCCCCAAGCTTTCGCACCTGCCCGTCGTTATTACCAAGTGGAAGCCCGAGGAGAGAAAGTATTAA
- a CDS encoding DUF4258 domain-containing protein, protein MPNGSVHESSGGLRFILTNHAIERMAKRNVSVSDVAIILDTYDIFHTDRVGNPCFMKTLQDGRTIRVVIAKESSPWLVVTVVALD, encoded by the coding sequence TTGCCTAATGGCTCGGTTCACGAGTCTTCTGGGGGCTTGCGATTTATACTCACCAACCATGCGATAGAGCGTATGGCGAAGCGAAATGTGTCAGTAAGTGATGTAGCCATAATATTGGACACCTATGATATTTTTCATACAGACAGGGTCGGGAATCCTTGTTTTATGAAAACCTTACAAGATGGTAGAACAATAAGAGTGGTAATTGCTAAAGAAAGCAGCCCTTGGCTCGTTGTCACAGTGGTGGCCCTGGATTAA
- a CDS encoding DUF2283 domain-containing protein — protein MVVMRYKYDPQADCAYILVKDLPHAYSKELDETRIVDYAKDGTVIGVELLYISAGVDVSDLPLQPQITKLLQKNKVKIFA, from the coding sequence ATGGTGGTTATGCGTTATAAGTATGATCCACAGGCGGATTGCGCCTATATCCTGGTTAAAGACCTGCCCCACGCCTATTCCAAAGAATTGGATGAGACCAGAATCGTTGATTACGCAAAAGATGGGACAGTGATTGGTGTTGAACTCCTTTACATAAGTGCTGGAGTAGACGTCTCTGATCTGCCCCTGCAGCCTCAGATAACCAAGCTATTACAGAAAAATAAAGTCAAGATATTTGCTTAA
- a CDS encoding NADH-quinone oxidoreductase subunit M produces MLTAVVLLPLVGGLAILALVRGDRNIRLFAAAIALADLVLSVIIFASFDQDGARFQLIDRFDWITSASFNAQYQMGVDGLSAPLVLLTGILGLCAILASWNITHRVKEYFFWLLVLQTSVMGVFVSLDFILFFLFWEMELIPMYFLISIWGSGRKQYSAMKFLVFTFLGSAFMLVAILALYFVPGVGHFDMIRLAETGAEGIRTILPLTVVFWFFFVAFAIKLPVLPVHTWLPDAHTDAPTAVSVMLAGVLLKMGGYGLLRIIVGMFPGIAADHALELTILAVVTILYGAVVTVRQTDLKRLIAYSSVSHMGIVLLGVGSIGLLSGDFAGIGLNGAAMQLFTHGTITGLLFLCVGLIYDKAHTRYIPDLGGLAGRMPFITLAFVIAGLASLGLPGMSGFVAEVLVFFGAFKAYPWLTAFGAFGIVLTAGYILWMLERALFGPARPRFAHLKDANFVEAIPLALLIVAIIGVGVYPAILTDVFKAGLEPIAALVQP; encoded by the coding sequence CTGCTCACCGCCGTCGTCCTCCTGCCCCTGGTGGGCGGGCTGGCTATCCTCGCCCTCGTCCGCGGCGACCGCAACATCCGTCTCTTCGCCGCCGCCATCGCTCTGGCCGACCTGGTGCTTTCGGTCATCATCTTCGCCTCCTTCGACCAGGATGGCGCGCGATTCCAGCTCATCGACCGCTTCGACTGGATTACCTCGGCATCCTTCAACGCCCAGTACCAGATGGGCGTGGACGGCCTCAGCGCGCCCCTGGTGCTGCTGACAGGGATCCTGGGCCTGTGCGCCATCCTCGCATCCTGGAACATCACCCATCGAGTCAAGGAGTACTTCTTCTGGCTCCTGGTTTTGCAGACCTCTGTCATGGGCGTCTTCGTATCCCTGGACTTTATCCTCTTTTTCCTCTTCTGGGAGATGGAACTCATTCCCATGTACTTTCTCATCTCGATTTGGGGGTCGGGCCGGAAGCAGTACTCGGCCATGAAGTTCCTGGTCTTCACCTTCCTGGGCAGCGCCTTCATGCTGGTGGCTATACTGGCCCTCTACTTCGTCCCGGGCGTCGGCCACTTCGACATGATCAGGCTGGCGGAAACTGGCGCTGAGGGCATCCGCACCATTCTGCCCCTCACCGTAGTCTTCTGGTTCTTCTTCGTGGCCTTCGCCATCAAGCTCCCCGTCCTGCCCGTCCACACCTGGCTCCCGGACGCCCATACCGACGCCCCCACCGCCGTCAGCGTTATGCTGGCGGGCGTGCTCCTGAAGATGGGCGGCTACGGCCTCCTGCGAATTATCGTAGGCATGTTTCCAGGCATCGCCGCCGACCATGCCCTCGAACTGACAATCCTGGCCGTCGTGACCATCCTCTACGGCGCCGTCGTCACCGTCCGCCAGACCGATTTGAAACGTCTCATCGCCTATAGCAGCGTCAGCCACATGGGTATCGTGCTGCTGGGCGTCGGCTCTATCGGGCTGCTCAGCGGCGATTTCGCCGGCATCGGCCTCAACGGCGCGGCCATGCAGCTTTTCACCCACGGCACCATCACCGGCCTCCTTTTCTTGTGCGTCGGTCTCATCTACGACAAGGCCCACACCCGCTACATCCCCGACCTGGGCGGCCTGGCAGGCCGGATGCCCTTTATTACCTTGGCCTTCGTTATCGCCGGCCTAGCCTCCCTGGGCCTCCCCGGCATGAGCGGCTTTGTAGCGGAAGTGCTGGTCTTCTTCGGCGCTTTCAAGGCCTATCCCTGGCTTACCGCCTTCGGGGCCTTTGGCATCGTGTTGACGGCAGGCTACATCCTGTGGATGCTGGAACGCGCCCTCTTCGGCCCCGCGCGGCCCCGATTTGCCCACCTCAAGGACGCCAACTTCGTCGAAGCCATCCCCTTAGCGCTGCTCATCGTCGCTATCATCGGCGTAGGCGTCTATCCCGCCATCTTGACCGATGTCTTCAAAGCCGGCCTTGAGCCTATCGCGGCCCTGGTGCAGCCATGA
- a CDS encoding NADH-quinone oxidoreductase subunit N, whose translation MTGHDIYLLSPELSLAGVGLLVMALDLLGARKDWLFFIAFAGLALPVALSVVLWDDVHSGGAMAGVFGSISIDKFALFFKFLILGVAGLVVLASVDYVRRMERLKGEFLSLIFFSASGMMLLASATELITLYVSLELSTLPIIAMAAFLKTDRSSESAVKYLVLSGISSALLLYGMVLVWGFTGSTYLGDIALAVAAPGDPDVPFGSYALLVGIILMVAGFGFKISSAPFQMWVPDVYEGAPTPVVAFLSVASKAAGFAILLRVFYIAFPALELDWALLFAVLATISMTLGNLVAMTQSNIKRLLAYSTIAHAGYILVGLAAVSARADDGFAAGPDSLLFYLGVYAATNLAAFFAIIALTSKTGSDNIDDLSGMGRRAPVPALVLALAMISLIGVPPTGVFIGKLFLFSAAIDADLAWLAIVGVVNSVLSAYYYLRVIRVMYIEEPAPAQGWSPYPETSSPPFNLALAISAAAVVVLGVAPRLLTWVTDVAAGPLRP comes from the coding sequence ATGACCGGCCACGATATTTATCTGCTGTCGCCCGAGTTAAGCCTGGCGGGCGTGGGCCTGCTGGTTATGGCCCTGGACCTTCTGGGGGCTCGCAAGGACTGGCTCTTCTTCATCGCTTTCGCCGGCTTGGCCCTGCCTGTGGCCCTCAGCGTCGTCCTATGGGATGACGTTCATAGCGGCGGCGCCATGGCCGGCGTCTTCGGCTCCATCTCCATCGACAAGTTCGCCCTGTTCTTCAAGTTCCTAATTCTAGGCGTAGCCGGTCTAGTGGTCCTGGCCTCGGTGGACTACGTAAGGCGAATGGAGCGGCTTAAGGGCGAGTTCCTGAGTCTCATCTTCTTCTCCGCCAGCGGCATGATGCTTTTGGCCTCCGCCACCGAGCTTATAACCCTCTACGTTTCGTTGGAGCTTAGCACCCTGCCGATAATCGCCATGGCCGCCTTCCTCAAGACGGACCGTTCCAGCGAGTCCGCCGTCAAGTACTTGGTCCTTAGCGGCATCAGCTCCGCCCTCCTGCTCTACGGCATGGTGCTGGTCTGGGGATTCACCGGCAGCACTTATCTGGGCGACATCGCCCTGGCTGTGGCCGCCCCCGGCGACCCCGACGTTCCCTTCGGCAGCTACGCCCTGCTGGTTGGCATCATCCTCATGGTCGCGGGCTTCGGCTTCAAAATATCCTCGGCGCCCTTCCAGATGTGGGTGCCGGACGTTTACGAGGGCGCGCCGACTCCGGTAGTCGCTTTTCTGTCCGTGGCGAGTAAGGCGGCGGGCTTCGCCATCCTGCTGCGCGTCTTCTACATCGCCTTCCCGGCCCTGGAGCTGGACTGGGCTTTGCTCTTCGCCGTCCTGGCGACTATATCCATGACCCTCGGCAACCTGGTGGCGATGACCCAGAGCAACATCAAGCGGCTCCTGGCCTACAGTACCATCGCCCACGCCGGCTACATCCTGGTGGGCCTGGCCGCGGTGTCTGCCCGTGCCGACGACGGCTTCGCCGCCGGCCCCGACAGCCTCCTCTTCTACCTGGGCGTCTATGCTGCTACAAACCTGGCCGCCTTCTTCGCCATCATCGCCCTCACTAGCAAGACCGGCAGCGACAACATCGACGACCTGTCGGGCATGGGACGCCGCGCGCCCGTCCCCGCCCTGGTGCTCGCCCTGGCGATGATTTCGCTCATCGGCGTGCCGCCCACCGGCGTGTTCATCGGCAAGCTCTTCCTGTTCAGCGCCGCCATTGACGCCGACCTGGCCTGGCTGGCCATAGTGGGCGTGGTCAACAGCGTCCTCTCCGCCTACTACTACCTGCGCGTCATCCGGGTCATGTACATTGAAGAGCCTGCCCCAGCGCAGGGCTGGAGTCCTTACCCTGAAACTTCGTCCCCGCCCTTCAATCTAGCCCTAGCCATCAGCGCCGCCGCCGTGGTAGTCCTGGGCGTCGCCCCCCGCCTCCTCACCTGGGTCACCGACGTGGCCGCTGGGCCGCTGAGACCGTAA
- a CDS encoding disulfide reductase produces MKIAFWPGCVSRGGCPELYPAAKKVAAQLGYELDELQERGATCTGAGVLQEKNQFLGDVLNARTFAIAEKINLPDIMTICSTCQGVMSQANKRMKSNPDYLAKVNEQLQEEGLQYKGTANPRHLLWMIVEDIGMDKLKTYVRRPLKGLRLAPFYGCYIVRPSGSLELKLHPEREDSLERVMEALGAEVVDFPGKTRCCGFPILTINERNSVQMVVNHTTDAKDRGADAMVTPCPLCHLNLDGYQPSAMLQANREINLPIIHLPQLLGLAMGFDPQDMGLKRHIISAKKVLTKLQVAA; encoded by the coding sequence TTGAAAATCGCCTTCTGGCCAGGTTGCGTGTCCCGCGGCGGCTGCCCTGAGCTTTACCCCGCCGCCAAAAAAGTCGCCGCTCAGCTAGGCTATGAGCTGGACGAGCTTCAGGAGCGCGGCGCCACCTGCACCGGCGCCGGCGTCCTCCAGGAGAAGAACCAGTTCCTGGGCGATGTCCTAAACGCCCGCACCTTCGCCATCGCCGAAAAGATAAACCTGCCGGATATCATGACCATCTGCAGCACCTGCCAGGGCGTCATGAGCCAGGCCAACAAGCGCATGAAGTCCAACCCCGACTACCTAGCCAAGGTGAACGAGCAGCTTCAGGAAGAAGGTCTTCAATACAAGGGCACCGCCAACCCTCGGCATCTGCTGTGGATGATTGTCGAGGACATCGGCATGGACAAGCTGAAGACCTACGTGCGGCGTCCCCTCAAGGGCCTCCGCCTGGCCCCCTTCTACGGCTGCTACATCGTCCGGCCTAGCGGCTCCCTGGAGCTAAAGCTCCACCCCGAGCGCGAGGACTCCCTGGAGCGCGTCATGGAGGCTTTGGGCGCCGAGGTCGTCGATTTCCCCGGCAAGACCCGGTGTTGCGGTTTCCCCATCCTCACCATCAACGAGCGCAACTCTGTCCAGATGGTGGTCAACCACACCACCGACGCCAAGGACCGCGGCGCAGACGCCATGGTCACCCCCTGCCCCCTCTGCCACCTGAACCTGGACGGCTACCAGCCCTCGGCTATGCTTCAAGCCAATCGAGAGATCAACCTCCCCATCATCCACCTCCCCCAGCTTCTAGGCCTCGCCATGGGCTTCGACCCCCAGGACATGGGCCTCAAACGGCACATCATCAGCGCCAAGAAGGTGCTGACAAAGTTACAGGTGGCGGCTTAG
- a CDS encoding NAD(+)/NADH kinase, whose protein sequence is MPLAQAKVIGIIYHPLNPRALEKTKQVLALLGPGRQCWTESAADENTSNPLLDKTDLIITIGGDGTILRTAKAAVPRRIPILGVNMGRLGFMTELRADEALTRIPDYLDGQGWVEERAMLQAQVADGAGNPVPPDMRTHHALNDVVVGRGGTSRLIRVMARVDGAHLTTYRADAVIVSTATGSTGYNLSAGGPILHPQARNMIMKPVAPHVGLATAVVFPSTTAIELALESATPAIFSVDGYLDMPLSRGNALKITMSEHKALFLRQGPPHQFYATLTRRLGFEGGEGVGRPIFY, encoded by the coding sequence TTGCCCTTGGCGCAGGCTAAAGTCATCGGCATCATCTATCACCCCCTAAATCCCAGGGCCCTGGAAAAGACTAAACAGGTCCTGGCCCTGCTCGGCCCGGGACGCCAGTGCTGGACCGAGTCCGCCGCCGACGAGAACACGTCCAACCCCCTGCTGGACAAGACCGACCTCATCATCACCATCGGCGGCGACGGCACCATCCTCCGCACCGCCAAGGCCGCCGTGCCCCGCCGCATACCCATCCTCGGCGTCAACATGGGCCGTCTCGGCTTCATGACCGAGCTCCGCGCCGACGAAGCCCTCACCCGCATCCCCGACTACCTCGACGGCCAGGGCTGGGTAGAGGAGCGCGCTATGCTCCAGGCCCAGGTCGCTGACGGCGCCGGCAATCCCGTGCCCCCCGATATGCGGACCCACCACGCCCTCAACGACGTCGTCGTCGGACGCGGCGGCACCTCTCGCCTCATTCGCGTCATGGCGCGAGTGGATGGCGCGCACCTCACCACCTATCGCGCCGATGCCGTTATCGTCAGCACGGCCACGGGTAGCACCGGCTATAACCTCTCGGCGGGCGGCCCTATCCTTCATCCCCAGGCCAGGAACATGATTATGAAGCCCGTGGCCCCCCACGTGGGCCTCGCCACCGCCGTCGTCTTCCCCTCCACCACCGCCATCGAGCTGGCCCTGGAGTCCGCCACGCCTGCTATCTTCAGCGTCGACGGGTATCTGGACATGCCGCTATCTCGCGGCAATGCCCTGAAAATCACTATGAGCGAGCACAAGGCCCTCTTTCTGCGACAGGGCCCGCCCCACCAGTTCTACGCCACCCTTACTCGACGCCTGGGCTTTGAGGGCGGTGAGGGCGTGGGGCGCCCCATCTTCTACTAG
- a CDS encoding NUDIX hydrolase → MTSPRNEPTIESRRVFEGRIVNLRVDTVRMANERTTTREVVEHAPCVCIVPLDDDGSVILVRQYRKPVEKFLLEVPAGGMDKGEDPKAAAHRELQEETGLRARRMEPLSFFWTTPGFCDEGMNAFLATGLTKGDDHMDEDEDIEVERVPLSQVPDMISSGQIQDVKTIASLMLVFARRSTVNKTIRGSQSRKR, encoded by the coding sequence ATGACCTCACCTCGTAACGAGCCGACCATTGAAAGCCGTCGCGTCTTCGAAGGCAGGATCGTTAACCTGCGTGTCGATACCGTCCGCATGGCCAACGAACGCACCACCACCCGCGAAGTTGTCGAACACGCGCCCTGCGTTTGCATCGTTCCCCTCGATGACGACGGCAGCGTGATTTTGGTCCGCCAATACCGTAAGCCCGTCGAAAAGTTCCTGCTGGAGGTGCCCGCCGGCGGCATGGACAAGGGCGAGGACCCTAAAGCCGCCGCCCATCGCGAGCTGCAAGAGGAGACCGGCCTCCGCGCCCGCCGAATGGAGCCCCTCAGCTTCTTCTGGACCACCCCCGGCTTCTGCGACGAGGGCATGAACGCCTTCCTCGCCACAGGCCTCACCAAGGGTGATGACCACATGGACGAAGACGAGGATATCGAAGTCGAGCGCGTGCCCCTATCGCAAGTACCAGATATGATATCGTCAGGCCAGATTCAGGACGTTAAGACCATCGCGTCGCTGATGCTGGTCTTCGCCCGCCGGTCAACAGTTAATAAGACCATAAGAGGTTCACAGTCACGCAAAAGGTAA
- the sdhB gene encoding succinate dehydrogenase iron-sulfur subunit, with protein MEVTLSVRRYNPDDKERPSWWQDYTVDVERTASVLDALIKVREEVDGSLSLRCSCRSAICGSCAMRVNGHAHLACNTKIIEASQDGSKIRVEPMGNAAVVKDLVVDMKMFWDKVRQVSPWLQPAGPEPAGEYTAPNEAMLHLAGVMSCIMCGACVSDCTSLEVDKNFIAPAALAKAYRFVADPRDAQTVERLRMLNEYSGIWDCTRCYECVQACPKGVAPMDRIMAMRDKAMEAGFTKTYGARHTDAFVDSIEHSGWLDELRLPIKTVGMFNLPKLMGFGPVGLRALMRGKMPPIFHTPVPNVKNVRRLFKKVRATQGREQK; from the coding sequence ATGGAAGTCACCCTATCCGTCCGACGCTACAACCCCGACGATAAAGAGCGGCCTAGCTGGTGGCAGGACTACACCGTCGATGTCGAGCGCACCGCCAGCGTCCTCGACGCCCTGATAAAAGTCCGCGAGGAGGTTGACGGCTCCCTCTCCCTTCGATGTTCCTGCCGCAGCGCCATCTGCGGCTCCTGCGCTATGCGCGTCAACGGCCACGCCCATCTCGCATGCAACACCAAGATTATCGAGGCCTCCCAGGACGGTTCCAAAATCAGGGTCGAGCCTATGGGCAACGCCGCCGTGGTCAAGGACCTGGTGGTGGATATGAAGATGTTCTGGGACAAGGTCCGACAGGTCTCCCCCTGGCTCCAGCCCGCCGGCCCCGAGCCTGCCGGCGAATATACCGCCCCCAACGAGGCCATGCTCCACCTCGCGGGTGTCATGAGCTGTATCATGTGCGGCGCCTGCGTATCCGACTGCACGTCGCTGGAAGTGGACAAGAACTTCATCGCGCCAGCAGCCCTGGCCAAGGCCTATCGCTTCGTCGCCGACCCCCGCGACGCCCAGACCGTCGAGCGCCTTCGCATGTTGAACGAATATAGCGGCATCTGGGACTGCACCCGATGTTACGAGTGCGTCCAGGCCTGCCCCAAAGGCGTCGCGCCCATGGACCGCATCATGGCTATGCGGGATAAGGCCATGGAGGCTGGCTTTACCAAGACCTACGGCGCCCGCCACACCGACGCCTTCGTCGATTCCATCGAGCACAGCGGCTGGCTGGATGAGCTTCGATTGCCCATCAAGACCGTCGGCATGTTCAACCTGCCCAAGCTCATGGGCTTCGGCCCCGTCGGCCTTCGCGCTCTCATGCGCGGCAAGATGCCCCCCATCTTCCACACCCCCGTCCCCAACGTCAAAAACGTCCGCCGCCTCTTCAAAAAGGTCCGGGCCACCCAGGGCCGGGAACAGAAGTAA